The following nucleotide sequence is from Tenrec ecaudatus isolate mTenEca1 chromosome X, mTenEca1.hap1, whole genome shotgun sequence.
gggggggggggcacaactCCTTCACCTGCTTGTCATAGCTCGAGAGAAATAAAACTATAGATTATTTGTCCGTGACAGATTTTAGCAATACCTCTGGCTCCTtagtaataattaaaaaatcaagtAGTAAAACACTTATAATGTGGGGATAACTAGAAGAAACCAGTCGATTTTGTTCATTCTACTGGGGAAACATAACCACTAACATTTACAGCATATTCTACCTCCAGTAAAcaaatgtaccgtatatacttatgtataagccaagtttttcagcatattttaatgcagtttctgtggtaagaTTAACTGCCTTGGTTGACATTCGGGAcagcttacactcgagtatatatggtacttcagagctagatggtatTTAGCTATCACTCCCAACTACTCTGAAAAGGgtcccattagaaggtcctggatagagtcgCAGACCAATGTGGGACAGAACTAAAATCATAAGAACGAGTTTACTGGTCAGAGACCAGTGAGACCTCCCCAAAGATGAAGGCCTTCAGTCCCCCTTGAGGTCTAAAAATAAACTCAGCCCATGTTAGagaaatcaaccatttaagagaaAAAGGGCATTTACCTGAGGGCATAATTCAGCTAGGAAAGgaggaaataaaacagaaagcacAGAAAGTGAGATTGTGATGATACACTGAAGGAATTGtgacaaaatatgtatgaattattcAATGTAGAACTGATGATCTGCTATGTAGACTTTCACCTAATTCcgaataaaacgttttaaaaatatagtgtgctttttgtcttggttttgttccacatttcaaGTAGGGATGGGCTGTGGCAAAGGGTGTTTTTAAGAGCTGTTCCTTGCATTACCTTGTAAACTTTACCCAAGCCCACTGAGAGCCTGGTGAAACAGCATCTCAAAGGGAAGGCTGGTAGAACCACATACCTAAGGTGTCAACTCTGGCTATAGAATCCCATCACTCAAACTGCAACCTCTATCCCAGTCCCTAATAGGCTCATCACTTTGGTGCCCTGTAGAAGGGAGGGCTCTTCTGATCTGTGAAGTCATCAAGGGCCAGTACCCACCTGTGTTATGTGACTATAAAGGAGAGGCCTTAGAAGAGTGGGGTTCAGCACACAAGGCACCCAAGAGAACCCAACGGAGTTTGGGGACCTATGGAGTAGATCAGCAAAGGACCCAGCAGATGAGAGCTATGCTCAGCAGGCATGGCAGGTCCCTGGGGTatggctcaatggcagggggaTCGTACGGAAGCCTTCGGAATTTGTTTGAAGCCCAGCGCAAGTTGAGTCATGATAGTGTCTACCCTTAAAACCCTGATGGTCCTCTAGTGGGCTAGGGTGCTATATGCACAGGTGGGACCAAAAGCCCACCAAACAGCTCCCGGCTTTTTTATTTCCCTTAGCAGCCCTGTGGGGTTTTctcatgaaaatattttcccacgaAAAAACTGAGTCTTCAATAAGAGTATAAATGAGAGTAATAATTGGCAGTtttattcctctggagaagagatCCAGAGGTAATTTGACATTtacatttttaatagtttgatcaTGAAGAGATTAGGTGCCCCCAGTACCATTATAAGCTAGTTGCAAATTATGTGATCAAATCTTATAAAAAACTTTAATTATTTTGTATGACACAAGTAATGTGTtccttaaaaaatacaaataagcaGAAAACAAAAGCTCACACCACACAGAAATAAGCACAGGTAAATTTTTGATATATGTATGTACAGACCCACATACACAATTTGGGGATTTTAGCCTACGTATGGGAGTTGATACTAAATACGCTGCTTTGTAATCTGTAgtgttttactttaaaatatgaaACGAACATCTTCCCATGCCTATGTGTGACAACTTACCAACTGAAAAGCAAACCCGGGAAACGTATTAAAATACAAACGCCAATGATATGCTGGTAACAAGGTAAACTAACTAAAACAAAATACCACGAGATcatgaaaaggaaaaatgaagGTCAAAGATACATCCGAAAAGATgctaagaaaaagaaagcaggggCCAGATCTTAATTATCAGGCAATGAAATCAAGGCCTAAAGCACACCGGGTAAGGGCGGCTTCGAGAATGTCTTTGTTTCCACTGCATCATCACAAACTTGTTTCTGACTCTTCTTATCTCTTCCCTAAGCCTTTCCAACTCATCTGCTCCTCTTATCATTTCTTCAGGGTCCAAGTGCCTAACAGGAGTGTCCTCTTTAAAACTCTGGCCAGGCGGGGCCGGCCCTCCTCCAAGGTTTCCTTGTGCTTCCTGGCTAACACCTTCACCAGAGGGCTGCGGCTCTCCTCCTGCCTCCAGAGGCCCACCATCGGAAGGGTGATCTTCCTCTGCCTTTGGCATGTTCTGTGGCTTGCCTTCATTTTCGTCACAAGATGTTTGCATGTTGAGTATTTTACTATTAACTTCTTTTGGAATAAATTACTCCTAGAAAagcaaggaaacaaaacaacTGCCAAAATGACCAGCAGCCAGGAGATGGGTTTCCATAGCGACTAGCCCTTTCTAATTCAGGTTTCTAATAGTCAAAAGTTTTTCAACTAGACCACTGCTTGTTCCGATCATCCGGCCTCGAATTCCcctaactccaccccttccctccaccccctccccctcctcctgcttccagCTCCATCTTCTCTCCTCCGGCTCCAGCCCACCATTTTCCCAGCAGGCCCTGCTACAGGCCTTTCCGAGCCCTGAAAGGGGAGCAGCACCATAGCAATTAACCCCTCCCTCGCCTCTGCCTTCCACCACTCCCGCCTTTCAGGCTTCTGCAAGAGGACCCACACCTCCAGCTTCATACCTGAGGTGGCTAATCCAGTCCCTAGCCTCCTCCTCTCTGGGTTCTATgtctcacccctccccccaccttgccCGCCCCCCCCCGCTCCATTTCCGTTGCAGACTAATCAGgataggggagaatctgtggcgACTCTTAAAATGTTTTGTGGTGTCattccctcccacctccaccccaggggATAGGGAGGCAATTGCGTTCTTATACTGACCTGCAAGGACCCACAGGATCTTTCTCCCTCTTTCCTCACCGTGGTTTGTGCCGCGCCCAAAAGACCAAGATTCCTGCAGACACACAGGAGTGTTTGCTGAACGGCCTAGTAGCTGCATCACGGGCGACTCGAGTGATTCCAGGCCTTGTTCTTCCAAAGTTTCCCATGTCCTAGTCCGCGCTCCCAGACGCCGGTCTCCGAaggcaacccctcccctccccccacccacctccaccccgTTTCCCTACAAGCAGGGACTATTAGTTATTTCCAAATTAATTGCCCCTATATTTCTAGAGGAAAGCTCACTTGattacccccacctccacctcccgcCTTTTACACCCTTCCGACCAAAACAGCCCCAAATTTCCTGCCCCAAGGGGGAGTTTGGCAATGGCCAAACAGTCGTGTGGGGAAAGCAATACCGACTCAGATCCTTTCTTTGCTCTGCCTCCGAGCCCAGGGATCGTCCAGCACCCACCTTCAAGCGGCCTGAAGGGCTCCGGGCCACTTCACTCCTCCGGCAACGCGAAGCTGCTACAGGGAAGCAGGCCCAGGGCTAGAAGGACTTCTGCACACGTAGACTCCTGGTCACGTGAGGGTCACGTCATCAGTGAGCTCGCATCGCCAGCGGCCCCTCCCCTTGCGCTGCAGCCCGCCCCCTGCATTCCCTCCACCCGATGCTGTCAACTGCTCCAGTAGCAAGTCAGACACCGGGGCGCTGGCGGCGCTGCGCTGAATGCTTGGGGCTGCTGGCCAGGAAGTGGCTGTGGTTCGAATCCACTACCCGCTGGGCCCAGAGCTATATAGCTTCTGAAAACGCCCCAGATTGAAAGGCAATAaggcaaccccaccccaccctcccacttctCTGGGATTACTAGGGAGAAACAGCCTCTTGGGAATTAACAGCTAGAAATGGGAGTTAAACTACCTTTTCCCCTTTTTTAGGGAAAGCATGTCTGTCTTTATGCTGTTCCCAATACCCCGCTGTCACTCCCCAAAGACTCTCCCTTCATTGTCCCTGGAGCCCTGACCCGCATTTGAATGGGTGAGAGGTGAAATTGGAAGGACGTGGAACGGAAcgccaaaaaaaaaccaaactccctgcccttgattctgactcatcacgaccctctagaacaggatagaactgcccttatcCTGTTATGGGTTCTCGAAACTGTCAATatgagagttgaaagcctcatcttcctccccagggGCGGCTAGTGGTGTCGAATTGAAGAGACCTACCGACCTGAGCCCCCCAGAGCGAAAAGTAGGAAACTAGGAGTGAGAGAAGGGTGTTATAGTTTACTGGCTTTGTTCTATATTTTAAACCACCAGTATAATTTGAAAAAGCAaatgacatttttttaaagttgtcccTCATATCTATCTAATACTTAAATGCTTGGAGAATGGAAGACATTTATTCCATCGATTTATAACAGTTGGAAAActctttttttcatatgtttgaaaTAAGCTTGTATATCATTAAAGACCCCACATCCATTTCAGTTTAaaaagttttcctttttttaagccTTTCAGCTCAATATTTAAGTCCAATaagtaaggaatctggagggattttgttgttgtttttaaagaagcataCGGTATATAGTTAAACAGCCCATCTCAAATGAAATCGGCAACAATATCCCCCTGTTAAATCCCCATAAATATgattctctttctacacccctatcctccctccctcctcaatgTCCTATTCCTCTCTGCTCCTTATTCCCGATCCCTGCTGTTGGCCTCCTCTTAATCATCAAAGTCGTGTCTTTTGGTGTTAAaaccatgtttgtttttctttgttttccttataataatggtgttattaaatatttatctttgtaagttTGGCTAAGCTAGCTAAAcagaatgttctctagttttgtccatgccttgtgatgtgtaaaaaaaaaatgtccttGTTTTTTATTGGTGGAAATATTTTCTAATGGTTGAACCAACTTGAATGACAGTGTTCACAGgatattgatgtatttgaatgcaTAGTTATAGATATTTAAAGCATCACCTTTAAAAGTGACTTCCAAATGAATTCCTTGAAAGAGGCCAGATTTTTCTtcttattaattttataaaagtaatacACATTATTTTCTATCTTTCCAGAAAGTACTCGGGTTATCGAGTGTTTAGTATCTGTCCTTTTCATTGATGACATACTGAATAGCTCCATTTGGATAGACCTCATTCCCTTATATCCTTTGTAGACTGCAGTGTCTTATCAATCTAATAAAGCCATAGCAAAGCCTCTTTTTCAGAATAAAATTTTTTTGAACTCAGAGAAACATGTTTGTTGGAAAACAATTCTCAAACACTCATGAAACCTACGAAAGGGGGAAATTCACTTTATTTCACAATTGCTGGTAGAATTTTGATTGACTATGGTACTTTTGAGGTGCACTgctattgtttcattctgttccattaaaaaatgaactaatgctatatatatttgttgtgacagcaaagcagaaaacaaatcaTTGTtgtaaacacagacacacagacacacaaacaactCTACAGCCCAGAATCCACTAGTGTGGTGGTACCTGGAATGGCAATCTGGCCTCTAGAGTCAGGAGATTCAGAGGAAGGAAACAGAGGGTGTCTTTTGTCTAGAATATTCGCACCAGTATACATTGGTCAAACATAGAACCTACCAGGAAGAACGAAGAGTTGGGGGAAAACTGTGCTGGCTTTCGAAAACCAAAGACCCATTGCCGTTGTGTCAATGTGATTCATGTCAGCCCTAtaaagtgtttctgagactgtagatattTACAGAtgccaacagcctcatctttctcttgcagagtagcgctaagtttgaaccactgactttgtggttagcagtccaacagcttacagttttataatttataatcagGCATAAAGAATTTATCCTACAGCTAAGGAATAAATTATTAGTTGAGGAAGAGTTTTAATATAAATATGTTGttggttgttgttggtaggtgccatcaagtcaggtccAACCCACAGTTAtccgatgcacaacagagcaaaacgctgcctggtcttgcgccatcctcacacttgttcctctgccagagtccattgttgcagccaaggtgtcggtccatctccttgagggcattcctcttttttgctgcccctctactttacaaaacatgatttccttctcctagtactagtctctcttgacaacacgttcaaagtatgtaagacaaaagctcaccatccttgcttctaaggaacaatctggccttacttcttccaagacagattgctttgtctttttaggataccatggtattttcaatattcttctccagcagcacaattcaaatgcattgattctacattgatcttccttattcaatcaatgcccagttttcacatgcatatgaagcaagcacaccttagacctcaaagtaacatccttgcttttcagtcctCTAAAGAGTGCTTGTGGAGAAGCTTTACCTAAGCCAACACATCTTATGaactcttgagtgctgcttccttgagcattgattgtggatcaaagtaagacaaaatccttgacaacttcagcctttctctatctatcaggtccagttgtgaggatttaggtcttATTTACactgagttctaatccatattgaaggctatcatccttgatctttatcagg
It contains:
- the TCEAL8 gene encoding transcription elongation factor A protein-like 8, with product MQTSCDENEGKPQNMPKAEEDHPSDGGPLEAGGEPQPSGEGVSQEAQGNLGGGPAPPGQSFKEDTPVRHLDPEEMIRGADELERLREEIRRVRNKFVMMQWKQRHSRSRPYPVCFRP